From Corticium candelabrum chromosome 9, ooCorCand1.1, whole genome shotgun sequence:
CCATCTGGTCCCACGAATCAGTAGCaaatgtgtggtgtgatagttTACAAGAtctaaacataacacacagaaGAGAACCCAGAAACTTTTACGAAGGAGGCAATTCTCGTCCTGATATCATAGCATTCGATGCCCAATCTGGATATGATATCAAGCTGCACATATCTCTTGCCCACCCGTGGAATGAGGACATCATCTTACAAGCCTCTAAGGTGGATGGAGCCGCTGCTGCCAAAAGAGAGTCACAGAAGACGGaaaaatacagcaaagagattgatactatgggaaatgcatccaattgTATCACTCTGGTTTCTTAGCATTACGGCTGCTGGGGATGGAAAGCCcaccaatttctacatcatctgtccctattatctgtagatgaagatggacacccaaacagtggcgagttcaagacatactggagacgctgcctgtccgttagcctccagagatgcaacgcacaagtgctctcaagaaaactatgtagactttcttttagcaagaacagttgtactgcttatagcatacagttaattaatcgtcctacgtagtaagcggctgtaagggtcgccggacattgttgtagcatgtttcccttttccttgctggaaccatttataatttaatagtgttgaaattttaaatatatgtattgacagacagacagacagacaaacagacagacagacagattgttttattctctcccaacctgtaaatgtaacaatcgcaaacatgaaagCATCCTCagcattaacaaaaactactgaaatgtctgaagtcatagctattatcctaatgaaTATAGTGATGaatatctacatcaaagaaaaaatcatctatctcaggggcgtaggaagtaaatgaaaaccggtccggcctagcgcgcgctagtgggctggacaatgtagcgcacgctagtagatgggcgggacaactttaattaacgagAACTATAATGACAGCCATGTCTAATTCTAAAACTGATACTTATTGCTGCTCATAACCTTAATCgaactttccaaaaatgcGAAGTCTGTGCTCACTACCAGCCACAAACTCATTTAAGCACGAACTGATCGACAAAGTGTCTGTTTCAGCCTTATGAGCATGGAGAACTAACAGGTTATTCAAGCGAACTTGAGACATGGTCGAACGGAGGTACGTCTTCACTCTCCTTAACGCTGATGCACTTCTCTCACTAACAGCGTTGGTAGCTGGTGTGACCAATACGAAACAGAGTACCTTGCACACTTCAGAGAACGATGCCTTTTGAGCCAAAGAAAGAGATTGCAAGAACGACTTGATGGTTGACAGGGTTACTTCTTCCAGTTGAGGCGTAAATGCAGTTGTTAGCAATTCTAACTGAGTTGCAAGACTGGACAGTATGACATCATCTCCGTAATAATCTTGAACAAACGCAAGCTCCGTACCATAATTGTCTCCTTTCGCTGCTTTCAGCAAAAGGTTTTCGGTGTTCAGAAGGCTAGTGTAACCGGGCTGGTTAAATCTGTCACGAATGGAGCTGACAATAAAGTCAAAGCATTCAAAATATTGACGACGATAGTATTCTTTGGGTGAGCTTGGATGATACCCCTCACTTCTGCCAACTTCTGAGCCAAACGGTGCCTTTCTCTTCCTTGATAATGCTGCTTCAGATAGTCCAGTCTGCTGTCGAAGAACTTCTACCTGTTTCCAGAAAATGTCGAAAGCTTCTTCAGAACGCATTGTACTGAGAGTCTTCACGGTTAGGTCTGCAATATTCTGGCCTTCCGACGCTGTCATAGAAGGGTTTTGTAACGTTTTACTCagattgtctgtgtgtcgtaGTAGGCGTTCACCTAGCATCAACCCAAACAAAAAATCGAACTTGTTCATGGCGGCCTCTACCCCTGTCACTCGAGCTCGTATTTCAGAATCAATTCTTGATTCCTTCACTTCCTGCCACAGTGCTTGAAAAACAGCATAATTCTCGAGAACACTGTGAAGAGAAGCAGCCCGTACAGTCCACCGAGTGGGACAGAGCGTTCGAAATCCAATGGTGCCAGGAACCAGCTCTTCTTTCAGCCTGGTGAACATAGCATCCCTCTTAGGAGAAAATTTTACTAATTTGGATATCTCAAACGTTATATCGAGAACATCTCGGAGAATCTTATTTTGCTTGACTGTGTCACTGACTGCTAAGTTGAGAGCATGCCCATAGCAGTGGGTATACGTAGCACGTGGCTCCAGAGCTCTTATTTGGGTGACTACTCCCTTTCTTGAACCTGCCATATTAGAAGCCCCGTCATAACACTGGCCTCTGCAGTTGTTTATTGATAGGTTCATTcttgtcattgtgtctgtcaggACGTGAACAATGTTGTCACTTTGTATTGATTCCACCATATATAAACCAACAAAATCTTCATGAGCTTCAAGCTGATCATCGACTCTACGGAAGCAAATAACAACTTGTTCCTTGTTTGAAGCATCTGTTACTTCATCAGCCATGATGGAAAAATACTTGGCCTTTCTAATGGAAGAAGCAATATTTCTCACAATACTCTGAGCCATGACATTTATCAGTTCGTTCTGCACTTGAGGGCTGGTGTACTTGTTGGTTTTTCGTTCAATCCAGGTGAGAAATTGTGGGTTGTCAATCGCACGTAAACGGACAAGCTGCATGAAGTTGCTATCTGCGTCATCTCCATGCCCACGCATTGCAAGACCTTGCCTAGCTAGAAACCGTATGTTCTCAAAGACTTTAACAAGCCACATGCGATTGGCGTGCTTCTCTTGTGCGTGGGCTGACGAAAGCAATTCTCCCACATCGTCTGTGGTATGTGGCAATGTGACAACAACTTCTGTAGCTGTTTTGTGCGTAGTTGTCTGGTTGTGACTTGTGAACGCCGGGATGGCATCTTTCCAATTATGGAATCCGCCTGAAATAAATGTAGAGTCTTTGACATTGCCACTAGTCAACCTCATCTTTGCTTCTTTCACGGCTTTCACGCAGACGTGACAAAACGCCGAATCTCGGGAGCAGTCATAATGAAGCCAAGGCCACCTGGCAAACCATGAGGATTGGAACGATCGCTTCACAATCCTTGCCTTTCCGAACTCACGCTTGGGGAAAGCAAAGGAAGTGGGTTGGTTTGGCTTCTCGCCGACTTCCGGCACCGGGTCCATACCAGTCTAAAAGAATTTGACAACGTATAACTTGAACTTTACGTGATACAATCGTCAGCTTACAACTTCGAGACAGACAACTACTTCGACAACTTGCTAGACTCCTAATCTCACAGGTCTGCTCCTGATAGATGCGGCGGCTCTGAGATGAACGGGTCTTTTTAGCGGCCTCGGACCTCCGTGCATTACCTGCACACATCTTAGCCTCGCATCGGCTGGGTCTCCGAgcctgtacagtaccttcaaCTGACGTCTGGAGAACGCAAGGCCGACGCACAAAGTACTGCATgagcagaaatatattacttatttaatcggctatacccttaaaacggaagttgatgccattgagcgtctggcgaaagtgcatatttcaaaaaccggtccggccatggccggaccggtcggactggacgctacgcccctgtatCTTactacatgcaatctacttatcttatttaatataactctagcattacatctctggataattatagaaatctgtctatgccatctcgtcctgaagtcggcttcagtacttctgccttccaaatcttttgatttcttcgagagtgagttcaggaagttatcagcCTCCTGCCCCCACaacccaaagtg
This genomic window contains:
- the LOC134184081 gene encoding uncharacterized protein LOC134184081; its protein translation is MAGPVFEICTFARRSMASTSVLRTSVEGTVQARRPSRCEAKMCAGNARRSEAAKKTRSSQSRRIYQEQTCEIRSLASCRSSCLSRSYWYGPGAGSRREAKPTHFLCFPQAWPWLHYDCSRDSAFCHVCVKAVKEAKMRLTSGNVKDSTFISGGFHNWKDAIPAFTSHNQTTTHKTATEVVVTLPHTTDDVGELLSSAHAQEKHANRMWLVKVFENIRLSVYVRLTTHNFSPGLNEKPTSTPALKCRTN
- the LOC134184080 gene encoding zinc finger MYM-type protein 1-like, which translates into the protein MAQSIVRNIASSIRKAKYFSIMADEVTDASNKEQVVICFRRVDDQLEAHEDFVGLYMVESIQSDNIVHVLTDTMTRMNLSINNCRGQCYDGASNMAGSRKGVVTQIRALEPRATYTHCYGHALNLAVSDTVKQNKILRDVLDITFEISKLVKFSPKRDAMFTRLKEELVPGTIGFRTLCPTRWTVRAASLHSVLENYAVFQALWQEVKESRIDSEIRARVTGVEAAMNKFDFLFGLMLGERLLRHTDNLSKTLQNPSMTASEGQNIADLTVKTLSTMRSEEAFDIFWKQVEVLRQQTGLSEAALSRKRKAPFGSEVGRSEGYHPSSPKEYYRRQYFECFDFIVSSIRDRFNQPGYTSLLNTENLLLKAAKGDNYGTELAFVQDYYGDDVILSSLATQLELLTTAFTPQLEEVTLSTIKSFLQSLSLAQKASFSEVCKVLCFVLVTPATNAVSERSASALRRVKTYLRSTMSQVRLNNLLVLHAHKAETDTLSISSCLNEFVAGSEHRLRIFGKFD